In the genome of Streptomyces sp. NBC_00190, one region contains:
- a CDS encoding ABC transporter ATP-binding protein, producing the protein MTDAPDTPRPDLLRVGGVHVEYDGEAVLEDVNLALGPGRCLVLAGANGSGKSTLLRVCVGRQQPDRGEVRFAGAPPREVDVAFRRDVALLLDGADCFPDLTVAEHVGMVATAHGLGADAGPAAARVLAELGLAEQLDAFPGTLSAGQRQMLMLASVLVRPARLIVVDEPEQRLDVRARRRLAAALRAATGNGTAILLASHDRGVVDEVADEVLLLERGRTAAVGTPAEVTAESAAWPWR; encoded by the coding sequence ATGACTGACGCACCGGACACGCCGCGGCCGGATCTCCTGCGGGTCGGCGGCGTCCACGTCGAATATGACGGCGAGGCCGTGCTCGAGGACGTGAACCTCGCACTGGGACCGGGCCGTTGCCTGGTCTTGGCGGGCGCCAACGGTTCCGGGAAATCGACGCTGTTGCGTGTGTGTGTCGGCCGCCAGCAACCGGACCGGGGCGAAGTGCGCTTCGCCGGCGCCCCGCCGCGTGAAGTGGACGTGGCCTTCCGCCGCGACGTCGCGCTGCTGCTCGACGGGGCGGACTGCTTCCCGGATCTGACGGTCGCCGAGCACGTGGGCATGGTCGCCACTGCCCACGGCCTCGGCGCGGACGCAGGGCCGGCGGCGGCCCGGGTCCTGGCGGAACTGGGGCTGGCGGAGCAGCTCGACGCCTTCCCCGGCACCTTGTCGGCGGGACAGCGGCAGATGCTCATGCTGGCCTCGGTCCTGGTACGGCCCGCACGTCTGATCGTCGTGGACGAGCCCGAACAGCGGCTGGACGTACGGGCCCGGCGCAGGCTCGCGGCCGCGCTGCGGGCCGCGACGGGGAACGGCACGGCCATCCTGCTGGCCTCCCACGACCGCGGAGTCGTGGACGAGGTCGCCGACGAGGTACTGCTGCTCGAGCGGGGCCGCACGGCCGCCGTCGGAACGCCCGCCGAGGTGACCGCCGAGTCGGCGGCGTGGCCATGGCGGTGA
- a CDS encoding thiopeptide-type bacteriocin biosynthesis protein, translating into MTSPHPNASGWLAWHVHVPADGSGTDRISPLVRENLPALITPLREAGLLRRWFFIRYWEGGPHLRIRLLPQAGAQPAELDAAVRRAFAGLPSDGHAPQEYLRSIGDLAAASTASDPTVDQRRAGTVLAPGVHPAVYEPETARYGSGTALEASEAAFTVSSELALRAAGSPLDGLRLRLLGVEVLLKAAVLSAPDPSAGDPVVRQLRRHADFWRRWSASAPREVFPSGELARQAARWADVLAGQGGVSARALAERSSAVSPWLESLTALLPLGVASLGDDAETGLLLSHTHMTLNRLGIFVHDEFILAEAALRLWAASGEAGGGE; encoded by the coding sequence ATGACCAGTCCCCACCCCAACGCATCCGGCTGGCTGGCCTGGCACGTGCACGTGCCGGCGGACGGCTCCGGGACCGACCGCATCTCCCCGCTCGTGCGGGAGAACCTTCCCGCGCTGATCACACCGCTGCGGGAGGCCGGACTGCTGCGCCGCTGGTTCTTCATCCGCTACTGGGAGGGCGGCCCGCACCTGCGGATCCGGCTCCTGCCACAGGCGGGCGCACAGCCGGCGGAACTGGACGCGGCCGTACGGCGGGCCTTTGCCGGTCTGCCGTCGGACGGCCACGCTCCGCAGGAGTACCTGCGCTCCATCGGCGACCTGGCAGCAGCCTCGACCGCGAGTGATCCAACGGTGGACCAGCGTCGGGCGGGCACGGTGCTCGCCCCTGGCGTGCACCCGGCGGTCTACGAGCCCGAAACGGCACGCTACGGAAGCGGTACGGCCCTGGAGGCCAGTGAGGCCGCCTTCACGGTCTCCAGCGAACTGGCGCTGCGGGCCGCAGGGTCCCCTCTGGACGGTCTGAGGCTACGACTCCTGGGCGTCGAGGTTCTCCTCAAGGCCGCCGTGCTGTCCGCTCCGGACCCGTCGGCCGGCGATCCCGTCGTACGCCAACTGCGGCGTCACGCCGACTTCTGGCGGCGCTGGTCCGCATCCGCTCCCCGAGAGGTGTTCCCGTCGGGAGAACTGGCCCGGCAGGCGGCCCGATGGGCCGACGTGCTCGCAGGGCAGGGCGGCGTCAGCGCCCGTGCTCTGGCCGAGCGCTCCTCCGCGGTGTCTCCGTGGCTGGAATCGCTCACCGCTCTGCTGCCGCTCGGAGTTGCCTCTCTGGGCGACGATGCGGAAACCGGCCTTCTCCTCTCTCACACCCATATGACGCTGAACCGCCTTGGTATCTTCGTGCATGATGAATTTATTCTGGCGGAGGCAGCCCTGCGGCTCTGGGCCGCGAGCGGGGAAGCGGGCGGCGGGGAATGA
- a CDS encoding YcaO-like family protein, whose product MTAPLAVHEASRLPEPAAEALGELAAGYGALTMLVAGHDAAWEQEQMVRATALGVPLLPVRLWGAEVEIGPPWREGVAGGCPLCQVSAHLRTRGITDPPRRLAAGADHAEAALHALSAAVRLACHERLQPGETVLVSPRGSSRHRVAPQTGCPACEHTAGTPIPSGVADSPHGVDPDLHDVDLDADMRQIPGPDLALESLTGLLVDDRYGPVVGLQSVPDSPASLVAAVHARHGSAAEAAGYGRGRTVAAASRLALLERLERSGSEAVVRAARPLRRAYDALPGRALDPRRLGVLAPEQHAHPSCRVDPFAPEDVLRWIPARVWGTADTCWVPLEAGSYHVHPEPRPGRKWGRVLYESSNGCALGATVDEAALHALLEVVERDAFLLTWWAGQPVPRVDWSSVSDTTALELRAAMRAAGYEVHLCVITQDVPVPAVWALAVNPRSAEKYSLTTAAAHPDPATAVRAAVAELAPLVLGDVVTPDPARARRLRADRWNVTDLDDHIQWYSVPEAAPAFEPFLSGPPVPLADAFPASPLHGARTLGEARDTMLALLTKAGMDEVLVVDQTGREHRAAGLRAVRVLVPGSIPLTFGFAHQRVFGLPRLLAATGPLGPSLDRLTVHPFP is encoded by the coding sequence ATGACTGCCCCGCTCGCGGTCCACGAAGCGAGTCGGCTCCCCGAGCCAGCCGCAGAGGCACTGGGTGAACTCGCCGCCGGATACGGCGCACTGACCATGCTGGTGGCCGGACACGACGCCGCCTGGGAGCAGGAGCAGATGGTGCGGGCCACCGCGCTCGGCGTGCCCCTGCTGCCCGTACGCCTGTGGGGCGCCGAGGTGGAGATCGGGCCGCCGTGGCGGGAGGGCGTGGCAGGCGGCTGCCCCCTGTGCCAGGTGTCCGCGCATCTGCGTACCCGCGGAATCACCGACCCTCCGCGGCGGCTGGCCGCCGGAGCGGACCACGCGGAGGCGGCGCTGCACGCGCTGAGCGCCGCGGTCCGCCTGGCGTGCCACGAACGGCTGCAACCTGGAGAAACGGTACTGGTCTCGCCCCGAGGCAGCTCCCGGCACCGCGTGGCGCCCCAGACCGGCTGCCCCGCATGCGAGCACACCGCCGGCACACCGATCCCGTCCGGCGTGGCCGACAGCCCACACGGGGTGGACCCGGACCTTCACGACGTGGACCTGGACGCGGACATGAGGCAGATCCCGGGACCGGACCTCGCGCTGGAGTCCTTGACCGGGCTCCTGGTCGATGACCGGTACGGCCCGGTGGTGGGGCTCCAGTCCGTCCCGGACAGCCCCGCCTCGCTGGTGGCCGCGGTGCACGCCCGGCACGGATCGGCCGCCGAGGCGGCGGGCTACGGCCGGGGCCGCACCGTCGCGGCCGCGTCCCGGCTCGCCCTGCTGGAGCGGCTGGAGCGTTCCGGTTCGGAAGCCGTGGTGCGCGCCGCCCGACCGCTGCGCCGCGCCTACGACGCGCTGCCCGGGCGGGCGCTGGACCCGCGCCGGCTCGGCGTCCTCGCACCGGAGCAGCACGCACATCCGTCGTGCCGGGTCGACCCGTTCGCCCCGGAAGACGTCCTGCGGTGGATTCCGGCCCGGGTCTGGGGCACGGCGGACACCTGCTGGGTGCCGCTGGAAGCGGGCTCGTACCACGTGCACCCCGAGCCCCGGCCGGGCCGGAAGTGGGGGCGGGTGCTGTACGAGTCGTCCAACGGCTGCGCCCTGGGCGCCACCGTCGACGAGGCGGCGCTGCACGCGCTGTTGGAAGTCGTCGAACGGGACGCGTTCCTGCTGACCTGGTGGGCCGGGCAGCCGGTCCCGCGCGTCGACTGGTCCTCGGTGTCCGACACCACGGCCCTCGAGCTGCGGGCGGCGATGCGCGCAGCCGGTTACGAGGTGCACTTGTGCGTCATCACCCAGGACGTGCCCGTGCCGGCCGTGTGGGCCCTGGCCGTCAACCCGCGCTCCGCCGAGAAGTACAGCCTGACCACGGCGGCCGCCCACCCCGATCCGGCCACTGCCGTGCGCGCCGCCGTGGCCGAACTGGCGCCGCTGGTCCTGGGGGACGTGGTCACGCCCGACCCCGCCCGCGCCCGTCGGCTGCGTGCCGACCGCTGGAACGTGACCGATCTCGACGACCACATCCAGTGGTACTCGGTGCCCGAGGCGGCCCCTGCCTTCGAGCCGTTCCTCAGCGGTCCGCCGGTGCCCCTGGCCGACGCCTTCCCCGCCTCGCCCCTCCACGGGGCGCGCACGCTGGGGGAGGCACGCGACACGATGCTCGCGCTGCTCACGAAGGCGGGCATGGACGAGGTGCTCGTCGTGGACCAGACAGGGAGGGAGCACCGCGCGGCGGGCCTGCGCGCCGTACGGGTTCTCGTACCCGGATCCATCCCGCTGACCTTCGGTTTCGCCCATCAGCGTGTCTTCGGTCTGCCCCGGCTCCTGGCGGCGACGGGACCACTGGGCCCGTCCCTGGACCGGCTCACGGTCCACCCCTTCCCCTGA
- a CDS encoding lantibiotic dehydratase produces MRRFVVAETATTRVNPLPYTPLVRPRAAASWDRLLTTAVQALGAARAADDELKSAAGQDGGRPEYVRLRRRIREKPMTPLPDTRAAQAHCEPAVRRWHAAAAAYRDLLAAVTREREGELLHERFALSTVCAWPTLSSSVELVSPDLGHAVRRYAAGAGTADRADRKSEPRITAYALRSMTRTSPRSVFTVVAMSALAASDATPADVASWEAAPPSGILRAVDVQRGALLSALEPDPGTAGHVRLAPLLPAAASETAFMAITGRPPRPRKVTLRRSRELGELIAACRFGVHPWETLADSLASALDCSVSRALQVMRAALKAGLLAPALPVDDQDPRFLQACLDALPEDDGTQDGGRQDGGRQDGGLRPTLRDITELTGLLATDDAESRPGLMGRLRAAAERLPHPDTLPLRVYEDAVADLPATPRPTTVLRAAADLLPVLAAFDLKADLRLALQAALRVRGGRARLLEDAEGLADEAARLATSAAAGGRLPDPEIQASMDELWRFRHRILADLAALLASAAAAGDGTEAVIGEESVRTWAAALPAWLHQDSTSYALMAQHAAGDWVANSIFGGLGATAARFLHLDAAAGGDATDLLKLRLRRLLGPGAAEDRSAHGFNTGCHPQLLDDVMGPADWARTFLVDDGPPGRLSWEMPRALHPVTVTSTRWDLLPAPSRIALWLQGGGLLSCSYDHVYRDTVRPGADGVLAVPRLRYGNLVLQRRRWYLPDASVLTDAHRGSADDLHRLVRTLAEHGVPARFFVKQLPPWQRGEALVPDVTARPAPQPKPRFVDTAGALGLGSFAKDAADFTHPFLEECLPEPVAGRSVREAVYEFDAANADADADAPQTPGRG; encoded by the coding sequence ATGAGGCGATTCGTCGTGGCCGAAACAGCCACCACGCGGGTCAATCCACTTCCGTACACCCCGCTGGTGCGGCCCCGGGCCGCCGCCTCGTGGGACCGACTGCTCACCACGGCCGTGCAGGCACTCGGGGCGGCCCGTGCAGCGGACGACGAACTGAAGTCCGCCGCAGGGCAGGATGGCGGCCGCCCCGAGTACGTACGGCTGCGGCGCAGGATCCGCGAAAAGCCGATGACGCCACTGCCCGATACGCGCGCCGCCCAGGCCCACTGCGAACCGGCAGTGCGCCGCTGGCACGCGGCAGCCGCCGCCTATCGGGACCTCCTGGCCGCCGTGACACGCGAACGCGAGGGCGAACTGCTCCATGAGCGCTTCGCCTTGAGCACCGTGTGCGCATGGCCGACCCTGTCGTCATCGGTCGAGCTGGTGAGCCCTGACCTGGGGCACGCGGTACGCCGCTACGCGGCGGGAGCGGGCACGGCGGACCGGGCCGACCGCAAGTCGGAGCCCCGTATCACCGCCTACGCCCTGCGGAGCATGACCCGCACCAGTCCGCGCTCCGTCTTCACCGTCGTCGCGATGTCCGCCCTCGCCGCTTCCGACGCCACGCCGGCCGATGTTGCGAGCTGGGAGGCCGCCCCGCCATCCGGCATCCTGCGCGCCGTCGATGTGCAGCGCGGTGCGCTGCTGTCCGCTCTCGAACCCGATCCGGGTACGGCGGGGCACGTACGGCTCGCTCCGCTGCTGCCCGCGGCCGCGTCCGAGACGGCCTTCATGGCGATCACGGGTCGGCCGCCCCGGCCGCGGAAGGTGACCCTGCGCCGCAGCCGCGAGCTGGGCGAACTGATCGCCGCCTGCCGCTTCGGCGTGCACCCCTGGGAGACGCTGGCCGACTCGCTCGCCTCGGCGCTCGACTGCTCCGTCAGCCGGGCTCTGCAGGTGATGCGCGCCGCCCTCAAAGCCGGCCTGCTCGCCCCCGCGCTCCCCGTGGACGACCAGGACCCGCGCTTCCTCCAGGCGTGCCTCGACGCGCTGCCCGAAGACGACGGAACGCAGGACGGCGGCCGGCAGGACGGCGGGCGGCAGGACGGCGGTCTTCGGCCCACGCTGCGGGACATCACCGAGCTGACCGGCCTCCTGGCCACCGACGACGCGGAGTCCCGGCCCGGGCTGATGGGACGCCTGCGTGCGGCGGCCGAACGGCTGCCGCACCCCGACACCTTGCCGCTGCGGGTCTACGAGGACGCCGTCGCCGACCTGCCCGCCACCCCGCGTCCCACGACCGTGCTGCGCGCCGCGGCGGATCTGCTGCCCGTGCTCGCCGCCTTCGACCTCAAAGCCGATCTCCGGCTGGCCCTGCAGGCCGCGCTGCGCGTACGGGGAGGCAGGGCCCGGCTGCTGGAAGACGCGGAGGGCCTCGCGGACGAGGCCGCCCGGCTCGCCACCTCGGCGGCGGCCGGGGGGCGGCTTCCGGACCCGGAGATCCAAGCCTCCATGGACGAGCTGTGGCGGTTCCGGCACCGGATCCTGGCGGACCTGGCCGCGTTGCTGGCCTCGGCGGCCGCAGCCGGAGACGGCACGGAAGCCGTCATCGGGGAGGAGTCCGTACGGACATGGGCCGCGGCCCTCCCCGCGTGGCTGCACCAGGACAGCACCTCCTACGCGTTGATGGCCCAGCACGCGGCGGGCGACTGGGTGGCCAACAGCATCTTCGGCGGGCTCGGCGCCACCGCGGCACGCTTCCTCCACCTTGACGCCGCCGCGGGTGGCGACGCCACAGATCTGCTGAAGCTGCGCCTGCGCCGGCTCCTCGGCCCCGGAGCGGCCGAGGACCGGTCCGCCCACGGATTCAACACCGGCTGCCATCCGCAGCTCCTCGACGACGTCATGGGTCCGGCGGACTGGGCACGGACGTTCCTGGTCGACGACGGGCCTCCCGGCCGGCTCTCCTGGGAGATGCCGCGCGCTCTGCACCCGGTGACCGTCACCTCCACCCGGTGGGACCTGCTGCCCGCGCCCAGCCGGATCGCACTGTGGCTCCAGGGCGGCGGGTTGCTCAGCTGTTCGTATGACCACGTGTACCGCGATACGGTCCGGCCCGGCGCCGACGGTGTCCTCGCCGTCCCCCGCCTGCGCTACGGGAACCTCGTGCTCCAGCGGCGACGCTGGTACCTGCCGGACGCCTCCGTACTGACCGATGCGCACCGGGGCTCGGCCGACGACCTGCACCGCCTGGTGCGGACCCTGGCCGAACACGGAGTTCCCGCACGGTTCTTCGTCAAACAGCTGCCGCCGTGGCAGCGAGGCGAAGCGCTCGTACCGGACGTCACGGCGCGCCCGGCCCCGCAGCCCAAGCCCCGTTTCGTCGACACGGCCGGCGCGCTGGGACTCGGCTCGTTCGCCAAGGACGCGGCCGACTTCACCCACCCGTTCCTGGAGGAGTGCCTGCCCGAGCCGGTCGCCGGCAGGTCCGTCCGCGAGGCGGTCTACGAGTTCGACGCGGCGAACGCCGACGCCGACGCCGACGCACCACAGACACCGGGGAGGGGATGA
- a CDS encoding thiazolylpeptide-type bacteriocin, with product MNTLDIEFEEFSLEEISVEDVPDTTGLPVMGASDGASCCRASCSCCSSSS from the coding sequence ATGAACACACTCGACATCGAGTTCGAGGAGTTCTCGCTCGAGGAGATCTCCGTGGAGGACGTACCCGACACCACCGGCCTGCCGGTGATGGGGGCATCCGACGGAGCCTCGTGCTGCCGGGCCAGCTGTTCCTGCTGCAGCAGCAGCAGCTGA
- a CDS encoding HAMP domain-containing sensor histidine kinase, with product MNETQRTISLRLPAWTSTLTWKAALFITFMCCGLAALLGGLVHNAMTHQTVGTAREKALAKLERTVASYEAGARMARGEGIDPVGLPAELRRLAISGKRGTAIGEHRGRSAMWAAAPADHDSAIAVSVDFTAAERTIAELDRAILGSSVLAIGGTLLIGALGVTRITRRLHLTAQVARRISAGDLDARVGDSPRNKDEVAAVSRALDTMASSLQCKLEAERRFTADVAHELRTPLTGLNAAAELLPPGRPAELVRDRVRAMRALTEDLLEISRLDTGTERVDLDSYDLADLAARTIRASGADTALEVVSSLRVETDRRRLERILGNLIANAHKHGAAPVTVTVDGRTLTVTDAGPGYPEYLLTAGPQRFRTEGMNKGHGLGLTIAAGQARALGATLAFRNPARGGAEARLALPAPPATEGAE from the coding sequence ATGAACGAGACCCAGCGCACGATCAGCCTCCGGCTGCCCGCCTGGACCTCCACACTGACCTGGAAGGCCGCCCTCTTCATCACCTTCATGTGCTGCGGCCTCGCGGCCCTGCTCGGCGGCCTCGTGCACAACGCCATGACGCACCAGACCGTCGGCACGGCGCGCGAGAAGGCGCTCGCCAAGCTGGAGCGGACCGTCGCGTCGTACGAGGCCGGCGCGCGCATGGCGCGGGGCGAGGGCATAGACCCGGTCGGTCTGCCCGCGGAACTGCGCCGGCTGGCGATCAGCGGCAAGCGCGGCACGGCCATCGGCGAACACCGCGGCCGGTCCGCCATGTGGGCGGCGGCCCCGGCCGACCACGACAGCGCCATAGCCGTCTCCGTCGACTTCACCGCCGCCGAGCGGACCATCGCCGAACTGGACCGGGCCATCCTCGGCTCCTCGGTGCTCGCCATCGGCGGCACCCTCCTGATCGGCGCGCTCGGCGTCACCCGGATCACCCGGCGGCTGCACCTGACCGCGCAGGTCGCCCGCCGGATCAGCGCGGGCGACCTGGACGCGCGGGTCGGCGACAGCCCGCGGAACAAGGACGAGGTGGCGGCCGTCTCCCGGGCCTTGGACACGATGGCCTCCTCGCTCCAGTGCAAGCTGGAAGCCGAGCGGCGGTTCACGGCGGACGTCGCCCACGAGCTCCGCACCCCCCTGACCGGCCTGAACGCGGCCGCCGAGCTCCTGCCGCCGGGCCGCCCGGCCGAGCTCGTACGGGACCGCGTACGGGCCATGCGCGCGCTCACCGAGGACCTGCTGGAGATCTCCCGGCTGGACACGGGCACGGAGCGCGTGGACCTCGACTCGTACGACCTGGCCGACCTGGCGGCCCGTACGATCCGCGCCTCGGGCGCGGACACGGCCCTGGAGGTGGTCTCGTCCCTCCGGGTGGAGACGGACCGGCGCCGCCTGGAGCGGATCCTGGGCAACCTCATCGCCAACGCCCACAAGCACGGCGCGGCCCCGGTCACGGTCACGGTGGACGGCCGGACCCTGACCGTGACGGACGCGGGCCCGGGCTACCCGGAGTACCTCCTGACCGCCGGCCCGCAGCGGTTCCGTACGGAGGGCATGAACAAGGGCCACGGCCTGGGCCTGACCATCGCCGCGGGCCAGGCCCGCGCCCTGGGCGCCACCCTCGCCTTCCGCAACCCCGCTCGGGGGGGCGCCGAGGCCCGCCTCGCCCTCCCCGCACCGCCGGCCACCGAAGGCGCGGAGTAA
- a CDS encoding MFS transporter produces the protein MTTAEQQGRPRAAVLSAAGGEGDTALPAPAAPGGIPRRVLDRVRRHPVAVSTLLAGVLHVVWFFSFANSGGDLAAQDAWAEFVGRHPDSAYNLAWYGGMHPVSYSVVSPYLMHMLGVRTTMMIAGTVSAGLLALVLTRCRGAVREPLWPALAGVYGLLCNALSGRVTFGLGVMFALGAVAAVFCWPRKWAERRWAKAAVAAPLAGLATAASPVAGLFLGVIAAALFLSGRRPGAYALGLAPMAVVGLSAWLFPFSGTQPMKLGSAAPPFVFALAVLFLVPKRWKTVRIASAVYTFGVYLTWQIDSQVGSNVTRLVMLFGGAVLLAALPYPVRRSRHWYAVLLAFAGLNIWITTNSITDIVRTTPVAAWNRELAPLVDQLQKAGADRGRVEVVPASSHRESSAFPSYVNLARGWNRQADLERNPLFYDDTLTADSYRAWLGRWAVHYVVLPADKPDSGGEDEAKLVRGGLPYLQQVWGDANWQLFKVHEPTDLVSGPATVVRAGADRLVIDVKQPGRVLVRIPHSPWLGLVDAAGKPVAPPEETFASKAKTAAAKEYANTAGCLFKAAPDESGDVWTELLAPAPGEYRVAAKYQLPRGTPCPEELVYGVLGPPERPAPPRP, from the coding sequence GTGACCACCGCTGAGCAGCAGGGACGCCCGCGGGCAGCCGTTTTGTCGGCCGCCGGCGGCGAGGGCGACACCGCGCTGCCCGCTCCCGCCGCGCCCGGCGGCATACCCCGCCGGGTCCTCGACCGGGTCCGCCGTCACCCGGTCGCGGTGTCGACGCTGCTCGCCGGGGTGCTGCACGTCGTCTGGTTCTTCAGCTTCGCCAACAGCGGCGGCGATCTCGCCGCGCAGGACGCCTGGGCGGAGTTCGTCGGCCGCCACCCCGACTCGGCGTACAACCTCGCCTGGTACGGCGGCATGCACCCCGTCTCGTACAGCGTGGTCTCGCCGTACCTCATGCACATGCTCGGTGTCCGGACCACGATGATGATCGCGGGTACCGTCTCGGCCGGGCTGCTCGCCCTGGTCCTGACCCGCTGCCGCGGGGCCGTGCGCGAGCCCCTGTGGCCCGCCCTGGCCGGGGTGTACGGGCTGCTCTGCAACGCCCTGTCGGGCCGCGTCACCTTCGGCCTCGGCGTGATGTTCGCGCTCGGCGCGGTCGCCGCCGTCTTCTGCTGGCCCCGCAAATGGGCGGAGCGGCGCTGGGCCAAGGCGGCCGTCGCGGCTCCGCTGGCCGGGCTCGCGACCGCCGCCAGCCCGGTCGCCGGGCTCTTCCTCGGGGTGATCGCGGCCGCGCTGTTCCTGAGCGGGCGGCGCCCGGGCGCGTACGCGCTGGGGCTGGCCCCGATGGCCGTGGTCGGGCTGTCGGCCTGGCTGTTCCCCTTCTCCGGGACGCAGCCGATGAAGCTGGGCTCGGCCGCGCCGCCGTTCGTGTTCGCCCTGGCGGTCCTCTTCCTCGTCCCCAAGCGCTGGAAGACGGTCCGGATCGCCTCGGCCGTCTACACCTTCGGCGTCTACCTGACCTGGCAGATCGACTCCCAGGTCGGCTCGAACGTGACCCGGCTGGTCATGCTGTTCGGCGGGGCCGTGCTGCTCGCGGCGCTCCCGTACCCGGTCCGGCGCTCGCGGCACTGGTACGCGGTGCTGCTGGCCTTCGCCGGGCTGAACATCTGGATCACCACCAACAGCATCACGGACATCGTCCGCACCACCCCGGTGGCCGCCTGGAACCGTGAGCTGGCCCCGCTCGTCGACCAGCTGCAGAAGGCGGGCGCCGACCGGGGCCGGGTCGAGGTGGTCCCGGCCAGCAGCCACCGAGAGTCCTCCGCCTTCCCCTCGTACGTGAACCTCGCGCGCGGCTGGAACCGGCAGGCCGACCTGGAGCGGAACCCGCTCTTCTACGACGACACCCTCACCGCCGACAGCTACCGGGCCTGGCTGGGACGCTGGGCCGTGCACTACGTGGTGCTGCCCGCCGACAAACCCGATTCGGGCGGCGAGGACGAGGCGAAGCTGGTGCGTGGCGGGCTCCCGTACCTCCAGCAGGTGTGGGGCGACGCGAACTGGCAGCTGTTCAAGGTGCACGAGCCGACGGATCTGGTGTCCGGGCCGGCGACGGTGGTGCGGGCGGGCGCCGACCGGCTCGTCATCGACGTGAAGCAGCCCGGGCGGGTGCTGGTGCGCATCCCGCACTCGCCCTGGCTGGGGCTGGTGGACGCGGCGGGCAAGCCGGTGGCGCCGCCGGAGGAGACCTTCGCGTCGAAGGCGAAGACGGCCGCTGCGAAGGAGTACGCGAACACGGCCGGATGCCTGTTCAAGGCCGCGCCGGACGAGTCCGGCGACGTGTGGACGGAGCTGCTCGCGCCGGCGCCGGGGGAGTACCGGGTGGCGGCGAAGTACCAGCTGCCGCGTGGCACGCCGTGCCCGGAGGAGCTGGTCTACGGCGTGCTGGGGCCGCCGGAGCGGCCCGCTCCGCCCCGTCCTTGA